A region of Streptomyces cinnamoneus DNA encodes the following proteins:
- a CDS encoding class I SAM-dependent methyltransferase, with the protein MRGLGGLRNTVRQELVARQVDEQIAARFPVGRRLRVLDVGPGQGTQALRLARAGHEVTGLESDPRMLDAVRGALAGEPEGIRERVRLVEGDGREAGAHFLPGAFDVVLCHGVLMYVPEPDPMLAGLARVLAPGGLLSLLVRNADALAMRPGLAGDWDTALAAFDSPAYTNRIGLEVRADRRETLTATLAGIGAPLHAWYGVRVFCDLAPDEAPPPSGAELERLLAAEDRAGRTDPYRAVAALLHLCGVRGG; encoded by the coding sequence CTGAGGGGGCTCGGGGGGCTGCGGAACACCGTCCGCCAGGAGCTGGTCGCCCGGCAGGTGGACGAGCAGATAGCGGCGCGCTTCCCCGTGGGCCGGCGGCTGCGCGTCCTCGACGTCGGCCCCGGCCAGGGCACGCAGGCGCTGCGGCTGGCCCGGGCCGGCCACGAGGTGACCGGGCTGGAGAGCGACCCGCGGATGCTGGACGCCGTGCGCGGGGCGCTGGCCGGCGAGCCCGAGGGCATCCGCGAGCGCGTCCGGCTGGTCGAGGGGGACGGCCGCGAGGCCGGCGCCCACTTCCTGCCGGGCGCCTTCGACGTCGTGCTGTGCCACGGCGTCCTGATGTACGTGCCGGAGCCGGACCCGATGCTCGCCGGGCTGGCGCGCGTGCTCGCCCCGGGCGGGCTGCTGTCGCTGCTCGTGCGCAACGCCGACGCGCTGGCCATGCGGCCGGGCCTGGCCGGCGACTGGGACACCGCCCTGGCGGCCTTCGACTCCCCCGCCTACACCAACCGGATCGGGCTGGAGGTACGGGCGGACCGCCGGGAGACCCTGACGGCCACCCTGGCCGGGATCGGGGCACCGCTGCACGCCTGGTACGGCGTGCGCGTCTTCTGCGACCTCGCGCCCGACGAGGCGCCGCCGCCCTCCGGCGCGGAGCTGGAGCGCCTGCTCGCCGCCGAGGACCGGGCGGGCCGCACCGACCCCTACCGCGCGGTGGCGGCGCTGCTGCACCTGTGCGGGGTGCGGGGCGGCTGA